From a single Vanacampus margaritifer isolate UIUO_Vmar chromosome 15, RoL_Vmar_1.0, whole genome shotgun sequence genomic region:
- the ppp1r3aa gene encoding uncharacterized protein ppp1r3aa: MEALSIQLLEKDRLCLGRRGSEQEEVRMEAFTPWGSTMDDKEPEWEATTSVRRKVSFADAFGLDLVSIKEYDNANAAEDSEVAEREAPLQEEFYLSCLFAAPSSEEELVRRLKVQMVELESVELLPGTPTLRGSVRVLNLCFNKSVYARITLDGWKSYFDLLADYVPGSSDRKTDRFTFQYTVVPPLEKEGTRVEFCLRYETSAGTFWANNQEMNYVMFCHLKSPSRQQVQEDSVGLKVKRSCLRVNRRASAQEKEGMDKLTLAAEAEAPREAEEMRAKAPSLFFPAERKPLVVSLKSQQRAARLAHMKEIFSQRWGQASSRDPASTLRPSGEFLLKRQRKQVLTYHQIPLITLDWDNDKQQQWVSSNVDNIWTGRAKVTLSKASEENVKGALSVNDIWGTFLNGKGPSPDNESSVCDVWQAFIHGPRCEDNCGVPESEWLQTAALVPPASENQHVPRNARLATLAASAVGQALSHALPAHVSSYAEKRQPSETRGGENRVAPGLHTRPVAATLRECGSARAMLVSCDSVDSLSECHKHEEDRIKGAIQGDETSKQLTAAVATSQRGLTTTDMTAKAQNASRDSDSISQGESPEWEDTGGAHNATDDVVASRDTIEHGAKDAARPKAADGIAMKSLRAVTSTEEEEVRPQKNEAGENQTANSPFEPNESCRIKPADEFHPSQIGGIESKTDGAATHKNVNLKETFYCTLGAKNEELGALDDHAVISNGTRVGTTSIIRENRDSLTENAHDNLLYPDKCRRMTHAKNQGCSPKMENISRSEMLIESSARGQNEQASVDIVNFPLVAEYNVEDTCVRSTQSEPAVAEVLDVIACRLDGGQIGDNSVGRVHGQVRRNTNVGHDPSGRKESGQSTISPSKGSGGFMWWSMLYILSHITRIVTCSLLVAGFFVVVVLYEFPVFFVLYMFSMAWWFYKWRGPQWATNKTNVS; encoded by the exons ATGGAGGCTCTGTCCATTCAACTCCTGGAGAAGGACAGGTTGTGTTTAGGAAGGCGGGGCAGTGAACAAGAAGAGGTCAGGATGGAGGCCTTCACTCCTTGGGGATCCACCATGGATGATAAAGAACCAGAATGGGAGGCAACAACTTCTGTCCGGCGGAAGGTGTCCTTCGCGGACGCCTTCGGCCTCGACCTGGTGTCCATCAAGGAGTACGACAACGCCAACGCCGCTGAAGACAGCGAGGTCGCCGAAAGGGAGGCCCCACTGCAAGAGGAGTTCTACCTGTCGTGTCTCTTTGCGGCGCCCTCGTCCGAGGAGGAGCTGGTGCGGCGGCTGAAGGTGCAGATGGTGGAGCTGGAGAGTGTGGAGCTCCTCCCGGGAACCCCGACGCTCCGAGGTAGCGTCCGGGTCCTCAACCTCTGCTTCAACAAGTCCGTCTACGCCAGGATCACCCTGGACGGCTGGAAGAGCTACTTTGACTTGCTGGCCGACTACGTACCGGGATCGAGTGATAGGAAAACAGATCGGTTTACCTTCCAGTACACCGTGGTTCCTCCACTGGAAAAAGAGGGGACCCGAGTTGAGTTTTGCCTACGCTACGAGACGTCGGCCGGCACGTTTTGGGCTAACAACCAGGAGATGAACTACGTCATGTTCTGCCACCTGAAGAGTCCGTCCAGGCAACAAGTGCAGGAGGACAGCGTTGGCTTGAAGGTGAAGAGGAGCTGCCTCAGAGTCAACAG GAGGGCGAGTGCACAGGAAAAGGAGGGTATGGACAAACTGACACTCGCCGCag AGGCAGAGGCCCCACGCGAAGCGGAGGAGATGAGGGCAAAGGCTCCGTCGTTATTCTTCCCCGCTGAACGAAAACCTTTG GTGGTGAGCCTAAAAAGCCAACAGCGGGCGGCACGCTTGGCGCACATGAAAGAAATCTTCTCTCAGAGGTGGGGGCAAGCTTCCTCGCGTGACCCCGCCAGCACCCTGCGTCCTTCGGGGGAATTTTTGCTTAAGCGCCAAAGGAAACAAGTACTCACCTATCATCAAATCCCCCTGATTACACTGGACTGGGACAATGATAAGCAGCAGCAGTGGGTGAGCTCTAACGTGGATAATATCTGGACTGGGAGAGCCAAAGTGACCTTGTCAAAAGCATCAGAGGAAAATGTCAAAGGTGCGCTGTCAGTTAATGATATTTGGGGGACCTTTCTGAATGGGAAAGGTCCTAGTCCCGATAACGAAAGCTCCGTGTGTGATGTATGGCAGGCGTTTATTCACGGGCCTCGCTGCGAGGACAACTGCGGTGTTCCCGAGTCGGAATGGCTGCAGACCGCCGCTTTGGTCCCGCCGGCAAGTGAGAACCAGCACGTACCTCGGAATGCACGGCTGGCCACTTTGGCAGCCTCAGCTGTCGGTCAGGCGCTGTCACATGCTTTGCCGGCTCACGTTTCCTCATACGCTGAGAAGCGCCAGCCATCAGAGACACGTGGCGGTGAAAACAGAGTTGCACCCGGGTTGCACACCCGGCCCGTCGCTGCCACTCTCCGGGAATGTGGATCTGCGAGGGCCATGCTTGTGTCCTGCGACTCTGTTGACAGTTTAAGTGAGTGTCACAAGCATGAAGAAGATCGGATAAAAGGAGCAATACAAGGAGACGAAACCTCCAAGCAGCTCACAGCTGCCGTAGCAACAAGCCAGAGGGGGTTGACGACAACAGACATGACAGCAAAGGCTCAGAACGCCAGTCGCGACAGTGATAGCATCTCGCAGGGAGAAAGCCCGGAATGGGAAGACACAGGTGGCGCACACAATGCCACGGATGACGTGGTGGCATCTCGGGACACGATCGAACACGGCGCAAAGGATGCTGCCAGACCAAAAGCGGCGGACGGAATTGCAATGAAATCTCTGCGTGCTGTCACATCgacagaagaggaagaagtcagGCCTCAGAAAAACGAGGCAGGTGAAAATCAAACGGCAAACAGCCCATTTGAGCCAAATGAAAGCTGCAGAATAAAACCCGCAGATGAATTCCATCCTAGCCAAATAGGAGGCATTGAATCAAAGACTGATGGTGCGGCGACACACAAGAACGTGAATCTGAAagaaactttttattgcacTCTTGGGGCAAAAAATGAGGAATTGGGTGCACTGGATGATCATGCCGTCATTTCCAACGGTACGAGAGTTGGCACAACCTCGATCATTAGAGAAAATCGTGACAGCCTCACGGAAAACGCCCATGACAATCTTTTATATCCAGATAAATGCCGGAGAATGACACATGCAAAGAATCAAGGCTGCAGCCCAAAAATGGAGAACATCTCAAGGAGCGAGATGTTAATAGAGTCATCAGCGAGAGGCCAAAACGAGCAAGCTAGCGTGGATATAGTCAACTTCCCTTTAGTGGCAGAGTATAACGTGGAGGACACTTGTGTAAGGAGCACCCAGTCGGAGCCTGCTGTGGCAGAAGTTCTTGACGTAATCGCCTGCAGACTGGATGGAGGACAAATCGGAGACAATTCGGTCGGGAGGGTCCACGGTCAGGTCCGAAGAAACACAAATGTTGGCCATGATCCTtcaggaaggaaagaaagtggGCAGTCGACAATCAGTCCCTCCAAGGGGTCCGGCGGTTTCATGTGGTGGAGCATGTTGTACATCCTGAGTCACATCACCAGAATTGTCACCTGCAGCCTGCTGGTCGCCGGGTTCTTCGTCGTCGTGGTGCTGTACGAATTCCCAGTCTTCTTTGTGCTCTACATGTTTTCTATGGCTTGGTGGTTTTACAAATGGAGGGGCCCTCAGTGGGCCACAAACAAGACGAATGTCAGTTAA